The Vespa velutina chromosome 22, iVesVel2.1, whole genome shotgun sequence genome includes a window with the following:
- the LOC124956558 gene encoding importin-4-like — translation MEQILLKLLVADNATIQEGTAELRKAFKKPESTPALCQLVVSSANPQIRQYAAVLLRKRYNKGKHWTELPENIRTDFKGMILPALCNEPEKFVKNAIVQLIGIIVKHELPNNDWPEVLRFVQQLVTSENSFDKELGMYTLATMTEIAPSAYFVYAESVVILLSQTLSNLQDLGNPIAYYVIQTLQNLIPLVEGNQNMINAYQRMMPQVMATIQALAAVDEDKATTCFELLDELCENEISVIAPHVKPLINMCLAIASNKSSSDPLRVKAISFIGWLARTKKKALVKHKLVEPIIDTLFTLMSSRPDDDNEEVYFSGENEDNTPITCATQTLDTLALHLPPEKLIPHLLKHIEPSLQGSDIYAKKSSHLVMAVLAEGCSEHIRTKYLESFLRCICQGITDPAPVVRNAALFALGQFSEHLQPDISQYSSELLPVLFEYFGQVCALIRQEKKEPPSIDRMFYALEMFCENLNESLLPYLPTLMERLFEILSAETSVHVKELSLSAIGSAAYASKEHMLPYFEKIISILNGYLTEKQTNETMCLQIQAVDTLGVIARTIGDEHFAPLATRSLEFGLKLLKETEDPDLRKSIYGLFASISTVMKKEIAMALPQIVEYAINSIQSSEGIVPHFKEDETTAFPIYEDLSDENDDEEDIENTDNEEDGDDDDVAGYSVENAYIEEKEEAIVALKEIAQYTEEAFLPYLEKSFEEVFKLINYPQEDIRKAAIEALLQFCINFSKINSNEGRESLFKALSVFVPKLSELIRLDDERTVAMCGLDAYSELLKEIKSDVVIGEGHKYAIMNCITDIMSGKTKCQDQEEGEGVEIEAEQDELLVECAGDVLSNLGKAISSEDFALYFQVVLPMLIERSKKNKSDAQRSFAVGMISECFSGLEHAVTAFVPQLLPTFLKFTNDSNADVRNNAIFGIGELAFHGKDAVYSHYPDILQVLSSAIAKESHVGARDNVVGAIARLIIVNYGILPLDQVFPVFVSQLPLKEDFQENKAVFRSILTLYQAGHNILQPHMRPLLQVAISVLQEGKTTDDEAKSLVMEFVRSSQRDFPNDWNSVYTELPPEIATNIQQMFS, via the exons ATGGAGCAAATACTATTGAAGCTTCTCGTAGCCGATAATGCTACTATACAAGAG gGCACTGCAGAACTTCGAAAAGCATTCAAGAAACCTGAAAGTACGCCTGCTTTATGCCAACTCGTTGTATCTTCTGCAAACCCACAA ATCAGGCAATATGCAGCAGTTTTACTTCGAAAGCGTTATAACAAAGGAAAACATTGGACAGAATTACCAGAGAATATACGTACTGACTTCAAAGGAATGATCCTACCA GCACTATGTAATGAACCagaaaaattcgtaaaaaatgCTATAGTTCAATTAATAGGTATCATAGTTAAACATGAACTACCTAATAACGATTGGCCAGAAGTTTTGCGGTTTGTACAGCAATTAGTTACAAGTGAGAATTCATTTGACAAAGAg TTAGGTATGTATACATTGGCAACTATGACAGAGATAGCACCAAGTGCATATTTCGTTTATGCAGAATCAGTtgtcattcttctttctcaaacGCTAAGTAATCTTCAAGATTTAGGAAATCCTATTGCATACTATGTCATACAAacattacaaaatttaattcctTTGGTTGAAGGTAATCAGAAT ATGATAAATGCCTATCAACGTATGATGCCACAGGTAATGGCAACGATACAAGCTTTAGCAGCAGTTGACGAAGATAAAGCTACGACATGTTTTGAATTATTAGATGAGTTATGCGAAAATGAAATTAGCGTAATAGCACCACATGTAAAGCCACTTATTAATATGTGCCTCGCTATTGCCAGTAACAAATCTTCATCAGACCCTCTTCGAGTTAAAGCAATCAGCTTTATTGGCTGGCTTGCAAGAACTAAAAAAAAGGCCCTTGTTAAACACAAATTGGTCGAACCAATTATTG atacatTGTTTACACTTATGTCATCTCGTCCTGATGATGATAACGAGGAAGTCTACTTTAGCggagaaaatgaagataatacaCCTATTACTTGTGCAACTCAAACATTAGATACATTAGCATTGCATTTGCCTCCTGAAAAACTAATTCCACATTTG TTGAAGCACATTGAACCAAGTCTTCAAGGTTCTGATATTTATGCAAAGAAATCATCACATTTAGTTATGGCGGTACTTGCTGAAGGTTGTTCCGAGCACATTCGTACCAAGTATTTAGAATCTTTTTTGCGTTGCATTTGTCAAGGAATAACCGATCCTGCACCTGTCGTACGAAATGCTGCTCTTTTTGCTCTCGGACAATTTTCCGAACATTTACAACCAGATATATCCCAGTATTCATCTGAACTATTACCTGTATTGTTCGAATATTTTGGTCAAGTATGTGCCCTCATcagacaagagaaaaaagaaccgccgtcgatcgatcgaatgttTTACGCTCTTGAAATGTTCTgtgaaaatttaaatgaaagttTGTTACCATATTTACCTACTTTGATGGAAAgactttttgaaattttaagcGCAGAAACTTCGGTCCACGTAAAAGAATTATCACTTAGTGCCATTGGCTCAGCAGCCTATGCTAGTAAGGAACACATGTTGccttattttgaaaaaattatttctattcttaacGGTTACCTTAcggaaaaacaaacaaacgaaactATGTGTCTTCAAATTCAAGCCGTTG ATACTCTTGGAGTAATTGCTAGAACGATAGGGGATGAGCATTTTGCACCTCTCGCTACTAGATCTCTTGAATTTggattgaaattattgaagGAAACCGAAGACCCAGATTTGCGAAAATCCATTTACGGCTTATTTGCTTCGATTAGCACAgttatgaagaaagaaatagctATGGCATTGCCTCAAATTGTCGAATATGCAATAAACAGTATACAAAGTTCTGAAGGTATAGTG CCTCACTTTAAAGAAGATGAAACAACTGCTTTTCCGATATATGAGGATCTTAGCGATGagaatgatgatgaagaagatatAGAAAACACGGACAATGAAGAAGATGGGGATGACGACGATGTGGCAGGTTATAGTGTAGAAAATGCttatattgaagaaaaagaagaggcaATCGTGGCACTCAAAGAGATTGCACAATATACGGA AGAAGCATTTTTGCCATATCTTGAGAAATCATTCGAAGAGgtctttaaattaattaattatcctcAAGAAGATATTCGAAAGGCAGCTATAGAGGCTTTGTTGCAGTTTTGTATTAACTTCTCCAAGATTAATTCTAATGAAGGGAGAGAGTCACTATTTAAGGCTCTGTCAGTTTTTGTTCCAAAACTATCTGAATTGATAAGATTAGATGATGAGAGAACAGTAGCCATGTGTGGATTGGATGCATATTCGGAGCTgcttaaagaaataaaatctgatGTTGTTATTGGCGAAGGTCATAAATATGCTATTATGAATTGCATAACGGATATTATGTCAG gtAAGACTAAATGTCAAGAtcaagaagaaggagagggcGTAGAGATCGAGGCAGAACAAGACGAACTGTTAGTCGAATGTGCAGGTGATGTACTTTCGAATCTTGGAAAAGCCATTTCTTCTGAAGACTTTGCTCTTTACTTTCAAGTAGTCTTACCAATGCTTATAGAAAGATCG aaaaaaaataaatccgaTGCGCAAAGATCTTTTGCAGTTGGTATGATTTCCGAATGTTTTTCTGGACTTGAACATGCTGTAACCGCCTTTGTACCGCAACTTCTTCCTACATTCTTGAAGTTTACTAATGACTCTAATGCTGATGTCCGTAATAATGCAATATTTGGAATCGGTGAACTTGCCTTCCATGGTAAAGATGCTGTTTATTC CCACTATCCTGACATTTTACAAGTGTTATCAAGCGCTATTGCTAAAGAGTCGCACGTAGGTGCTCGAGATAACGTTGTAGGTGCAATAGCACGATTGATTATTGTGAATTATGGAATTTTGCCATTGGACCAAGTTTTTCCGGTGTTCGTCAGTCAATTACCATTGAAAGaagattttcaagaaaataagGCTGTCTTTAGAAGTATTTTAACCTTATATCAGGCCGGTCATAACATATTACAACCTCACATGCGTCCATTACTTCAAGTTGCAATCAGCGTGCTCCAAGAAGGAAAGACTACCGACGATG AAGCAAAAAGCCTTGTAATGGAATTTGTACGATCTTCCCAACGAGATTTCCCGAATGATTGGAATTCTGTCTACACCGAATTACCACCAGAGATAGCTACAAATATTCAACAGATGTTTTCCTaa